From one Polynucleobacter sp. UK-FUSCHL-C3 genomic stretch:
- the sdhC gene encoding succinate dehydrogenase, cytochrome b556 subunit, giving the protein MSQKSMRQLDFRGRAHWSYFAYYLHRVSGLLLACFLPLHFFLLSRSLKGEAELASYLKLTDFPIFKFGEWALVTLLALHLIGGTRLLVIEFGVWKGLRKAWIQMAVLGSLVCGGLFLILSR; this is encoded by the coding sequence ATGAGCCAAAAATCTATGCGCCAACTTGATTTTCGGGGAAGGGCCCACTGGTCTTATTTTGCTTACTATTTGCATCGTGTTTCGGGTCTACTATTGGCCTGCTTTCTGCCCCTGCATTTTTTCTTACTCTCGCGTTCTTTAAAGGGCGAAGCTGAGCTGGCAAGTTACCTTAAACTGACCGACTTCCCCATCTTCAAGTTTGGGGAATGGGCTTTGGTTACTCTCTTGGCATTGCACTTAATCGGTGGGACACGCTTGCTCGTAATTGAGTTTGGTGTTTGGAAGGGCTTACGGAAAGCATGGATCCAAATGGCAGTGCTTGGATCGCTCGTATGTGGCGGCTTATTTTTAATCTTGTCACGCTAG
- a CDS encoding thiamine pyrophosphate-binding protein, translating into MAEQVGARSLVHAFEKAGVSTLFTLSGNHIMPIFDAVIDASIELIHTRHEAATVHMADAYARLTKKVGVAMVTGGPGHANAVSALYTTAMAEAPVVLLSGHAPLNQLGKGAFQEMAQADIAAPLCKASWTCAGPEYLQADFLLACAIAQAGRPGPVHLSLPSDALEGKLTQASASPSPSAPKLPAPQLLSAEHAKSIIAQLHAAKKPVILVGPRGCHRYPALLQELSQASGVPVIATESPRGIGDPSLGAFAEVLAQSDCVLLLDKKLDFTLKFGSSPSFMSDAKFMQVDSEAAELVRSKNALGARLVLAAQADLEPSVHALVNATKSASSKVHDATWLSWVKEAITYRPAAWATAVSSTPNHAHPGRAMLALQAILDSHPDSVLVADGGEIGQWAQACLHAPNRIINGMAGSIGAALPFATAAAYTKPGVPVVAVMGDGTFGFHSSELDTAVRYRLPFIGVVGNDACWNAEYQIQVREYGKERAKGCELLPSRYDQVAIAFGGAGSMVTDVEQVLPAAKALQSQGLPSILNILIEGLPAPTLKRV; encoded by the coding sequence ATGGCTGAGCAAGTCGGCGCCCGTTCTTTAGTGCATGCTTTTGAGAAAGCTGGTGTAAGCACACTCTTTACTCTTTCGGGTAATCACATCATGCCCATATTTGATGCGGTGATCGATGCATCCATTGAGTTGATCCATACGCGGCATGAGGCTGCAACGGTTCATATGGCCGATGCCTATGCGCGTCTTACTAAAAAAGTAGGAGTTGCGATGGTAACCGGTGGTCCTGGGCACGCTAATGCGGTGTCTGCCCTGTACACCACAGCAATGGCTGAGGCTCCCGTTGTCTTACTCTCGGGTCATGCGCCTCTCAATCAATTAGGCAAAGGCGCCTTCCAAGAAATGGCGCAAGCCGATATTGCAGCACCATTGTGCAAAGCCTCTTGGACCTGTGCGGGCCCTGAGTACCTCCAGGCAGATTTTTTACTTGCTTGTGCCATTGCGCAAGCAGGACGTCCTGGCCCCGTTCATTTAAGTCTGCCGTCCGATGCGCTGGAAGGTAAGTTAACGCAGGCCTCTGCAAGTCCTAGTCCATCGGCCCCTAAATTACCCGCCCCACAATTACTCTCTGCTGAACATGCCAAGAGCATCATCGCCCAATTGCATGCTGCCAAGAAACCCGTGATCTTAGTGGGCCCACGAGGCTGTCATCGCTACCCTGCTCTTTTGCAAGAACTAAGTCAGGCATCGGGTGTTCCGGTGATTGCAACAGAGAGTCCGCGCGGTATTGGCGATCCTAGCTTAGGAGCCTTTGCCGAGGTCTTAGCGCAAAGCGATTGCGTTTTACTCTTGGATAAGAAGCTCGATTTCACTTTGAAGTTTGGTAGTTCGCCCAGTTTTATGAGCGATGCCAAATTTATGCAGGTCGACTCTGAAGCAGCTGAACTTGTGCGTTCCAAGAATGCCTTAGGTGCCCGCTTGGTCTTAGCTGCTCAGGCTGATTTGGAACCGTCGGTTCATGCTTTAGTGAATGCCACTAAGAGCGCCAGCAGCAAAGTACACGATGCTACTTGGTTGTCGTGGGTAAAAGAAGCGATTACCTATCGTCCTGCTGCGTGGGCCACTGCTGTCTCGTCTACCCCCAATCATGCGCACCCAGGTCGTGCGATGCTCGCATTGCAAGCTATTTTAGATTCGCATCCAGACTCAGTATTAGTGGCTGATGGTGGTGAGATTGGGCAATGGGCCCAAGCGTGTTTGCATGCCCCTAATCGCATCATTAATGGCATGGCTGGTTCGATTGGGGCAGCTCTTCCATTTGCAACGGCCGCCGCGTACACAAAACCTGGCGTTCCTGTGGTTGCAGTGATGGGCGATGGAACCTTTGGTTTTCATTCTTCTGAATTAGATACCGCAGTCCGGTATCGCTTGCCATTTATCGGAGTCGTTGGTAACGATGCCTGTTGGAATGCCGAGTATCAGATCCAAGTTCGTGAGTATGGCAAAGAGCGTGCCAAGGGATGTGAGTTACTCCCATCACGCTATGACCAAGTTGCGATTGCGTTTGGCGGTGCAGGTTCAATGGTGACCGATGTTGAGCAGGTCTTGCCGGCTGCCAAGGCTTTGCAGTCTCAAGGCTTACCGTCTATTTTGAACATCTTGATTGAGGGCTTGCCGGCTCCTACTTTGAAGAGGGTTTAG
- a CDS encoding succinate dehydrogenase/fumarate reductase iron-sulfur subunit — protein MSQSILKVKVWRGTQDGGFVDYEVPRAANQTVLDVVTYIQRKLDPTLSYRFACRVGMCGSCAMTVNGKARWTCRTHVAKIADSDTLEIAPLDNLPIIKDLATDMSEFFDKMSKAVGYFKGEQTRHDDFAKVKPDSEERQLANAGIECIGCGVCYASCEVVSARESYLGPAALNRAWTLVNDERDSQQLDRLRSVAGDAGCHSCHTQGTCSERCPKQIEPTAGIAGLKKIVGRAAVMGSKWGKL, from the coding sequence ATGAGTCAATCGATCCTAAAAGTAAAAGTCTGGCGCGGCACCCAAGATGGCGGCTTCGTAGATTACGAAGTGCCCCGCGCAGCTAACCAAACGGTGTTGGATGTTGTGACCTATATCCAGCGCAAACTCGACCCAACACTGAGCTATCGCTTTGCTTGCCGAGTGGGGATGTGTGGGTCCTGCGCTATGACTGTAAACGGCAAAGCCCGTTGGACCTGCCGCACGCACGTGGCCAAGATTGCGGATAGCGACACCCTCGAGATTGCACCATTGGATAACTTACCAATCATCAAAGATCTAGCAACCGATATGAGCGAGTTCTTTGACAAGATGAGTAAAGCGGTTGGCTACTTTAAGGGAGAGCAAACTCGCCATGATGACTTCGCCAAGGTCAAACCCGATTCGGAAGAACGCCAACTAGCCAATGCCGGAATCGAGTGCATTGGTTGTGGTGTTTGCTACGCCTCGTGCGAAGTGGTGTCGGCCCGTGAGTCTTATTTAGGACCTGCAGCCTTAAATCGTGCTTGGACCTTAGTGAACGATGAGCGTGATAGTCAACAGCTTGATCGTCTGCGCTCGGTTGCCGGTGATGCAGGTTGTCACTCGTGCCACACCCAAGGAACTTGTTCAGAGCGATGCCCGAAACAAATTGAGCCCACCGCTGGGATTGCGGGTCTTAAAAAGATTGTGGGACGTGCCGCCGTAATGGGTAGTAAATGGGGCAAGCTGTGA
- a CDS encoding LysR family transcriptional regulator: MDRIQGISLFIRVVETGSFSKAAGSLGITQPTATKHVAALEKRLGSLLLHRSTRGVTPTEIGKIYYEKCKTIVHELEDAENIAGLLQSEVQGKLMISSSVAFGRRVLTPLVLQFMGQHPQLQVSLNLDDRYINLVEEGVDLAIRMGRLSDSSLGARFLGLNPWVVVATPEYLEKNGTPSIPSDLSKHIALIYSSVQGDHRWQFTGRDGSNKSIQVNGPLYSNNLSTLLAATRNHLGIAALPWYVAYSSVQSRHLKPLLADWSLPAQEIHAVFSSPRLVPTKVSMLIDWLAGQFRGNWWTQEIGS, encoded by the coding sequence ATGGATCGAATTCAAGGAATTTCTCTTTTTATTCGGGTAGTTGAGACGGGTTCTTTTAGTAAAGCCGCGGGCAGCTTAGGCATTACGCAACCCACCGCTACCAAGCATGTGGCCGCTCTCGAAAAGCGCCTAGGCTCCCTTTTGCTCCATCGCAGCACGCGAGGGGTGACCCCAACGGAGATTGGCAAGATCTATTACGAGAAGTGCAAGACCATCGTGCACGAGCTCGAGGATGCCGAGAATATCGCCGGACTCTTGCAATCTGAGGTACAGGGAAAACTCATGATTAGTAGCTCGGTAGCCTTTGGGCGTCGAGTTTTAACTCCCCTGGTCTTACAGTTCATGGGGCAGCACCCTCAATTACAGGTCAGCCTGAACCTAGACGATCGCTATATTAATTTGGTTGAAGAAGGCGTTGATCTGGCCATTCGGATGGGCCGACTCTCTGACTCCTCCCTAGGTGCTCGGTTCTTGGGTCTCAACCCTTGGGTTGTGGTGGCGACCCCCGAGTATCTCGAGAAAAACGGCACCCCTTCCATCCCCAGCGATCTAAGTAAGCACATTGCTCTGATCTACAGCTCGGTTCAGGGTGATCACCGTTGGCAATTTACAGGGCGAGACGGCTCTAATAAGTCGATTCAGGTGAATGGCCCGCTGTATTCCAACAATTTGTCGACCCTGCTTGCCGCCACCCGTAATCACTTAGGCATTGCCGCTCTACCTTGGTATGTTGCCTACAGCTCGGTGCAAAGTCGGCACCTCAAACCGCTCCTGGCTGATTGGAGTTTGCCCGCCCAAGAGATCCATGCGGTGTTCTCATCCCCTCGCTTGGTACCCACCAAGGTCAGCATGTTGATCGATTGGCTAGCGGGTCAGTTTCGGGGAAACTGGTGGACGCAAGAAATCGGGTCATAA
- a CDS encoding LysR family transcriptional regulator, which produces MSSIRVLKNFIAVTRHPSVAAAAREIGLTPAAAGQQLAQLEGDIGVSLFDRNKRSLVLNNQGRALIEPIQEIISRYESLGAEFKSGLSGSLTLGALVSSLMGQFGKTLEQLKQQYPELEIKISTGLSSDFLEQVIAGVLDAAIVTESPYALPKSVQWTALYEEQMILIYPKDKDRTDLPFIRFEPKTWTGELVDQVIRSNHLQIESSMVVNSVEAIIELVRQGLGYAIVPMLANVQWDKDKRIVISIPGRKAVYRRVGLLERKNHGRKNITQAIEDHFRKVKKALRSGVKR; this is translated from the coding sequence ATGTCGAGTATCCGTGTTCTCAAGAACTTTATTGCTGTCACCCGCCACCCCAGCGTCGCTGCCGCTGCGCGTGAGATCGGCTTAACCCCGGCTGCTGCTGGTCAACAACTGGCCCAGCTTGAGGGTGATATTGGGGTTTCGCTCTTTGATCGCAATAAGCGCTCCTTGGTTCTTAATAATCAAGGTCGGGCTTTGATCGAGCCGATTCAGGAGATCATCTCGCGCTATGAGTCCTTAGGCGCAGAGTTTAAGTCGGGCCTAAGCGGCTCGCTCACCCTAGGGGCGCTGGTCTCAAGTTTGATGGGGCAATTTGGGAAGACCCTTGAGCAACTGAAGCAGCAATACCCCGAGCTAGAGATCAAAATTAGCACAGGACTATCTAGTGATTTTTTAGAGCAGGTAATCGCTGGGGTCTTAGATGCTGCGATTGTGACCGAGTCACCCTACGCTCTTCCAAAAAGCGTGCAATGGACAGCTCTCTATGAAGAACAAATGATCCTGATTTATCCCAAGGATAAAGATCGTACCGATTTACCCTTCATCCGCTTTGAACCCAAAACCTGGACCGGTGAACTCGTTGATCAAGTGATTCGGTCCAATCACTTGCAGATTGAGAGCAGTATGGTGGTTAACTCGGTTGAGGCCATCATTGAGTTGGTGCGACAGGGTCTTGGCTATGCAATTGTGCCGATGCTTGCCAATGTGCAGTGGGATAAAGATAAACGCATTGTAATCAGCATACCTGGTCGCAAAGCGGTTTACCGACGTGTAGGTTTGTTAGAACGCAAGAATCATGGGCGTAAGAACATTACCCAAGCGATTGAGGATCACTTTCGGAAGGTCAAGAAAGCTTTGCGTTCTGGGGTAAAGCGCTAA
- the gcl gene encoding glyoxylate carboligase: protein MALMKAAMAAVLVMEKEGVTTAFGVPGAAINPLYAQLRERQSITHILARHVEGASHMAEGYTRAKAGNIGVCIGTSGPAGTDMITGLYSATADSIPILCITGQAPRARLYKEDFQAVDIESIAKPVTKMSVTVREPGLVPRVFQQAFHVMRSGRPGPVLIDLPIDVQLAEIEFDIDTYEPLPVYKPFANKKQIEKAMEMLMAADKPLIVSGGGVINADAADLLVEFAELTNIPVIPTLMGWGTIPDDHPLMAGMVGLQTSHRYGNATMLASDFVLGIGNRWANRHTGSLEVYTKGRKFVHVDVEPTQIGRVFNPDYGIVSDAKAALELFVEVAKEWKAKGKLKNYSDWVARCQERKRLMLRKTNFDNVPIKPQRVYQEMNEVFKRDTIYVSTIGLSQIAGGQFLHVYGARQWINCGQAGPLGWTVPAALGVLAADPTRTVVGLSGDYDFQFLIEELAVGAQFHLPLVMVLVNNSYLGLIRQAQRGFDMDYCVQLAFDNINVQDENLKGYGVDHAKVVEGLGCKSLRVTNPAKIQEALIEAQKMAKEFRVPVVVEIILEKVTNIAMGTEINNINEFEDIDCRHPAGTEGLVTAGLLE, encoded by the coding sequence ATGGCACTCATGAAAGCCGCAATGGCAGCAGTTTTGGTAATGGAAAAAGAAGGTGTAACCACTGCATTTGGAGTACCCGGTGCAGCAATTAATCCACTCTACGCGCAATTGCGTGAGCGTCAATCAATCACTCATATCTTGGCCCGCCACGTTGAGGGTGCATCGCATATGGCCGAAGGTTATACCCGTGCCAAAGCCGGCAATATTGGTGTGTGTATCGGCACATCAGGCCCCGCTGGTACCGACATGATTACTGGTTTGTACTCCGCTACCGCTGACTCCATTCCTATTTTGTGCATCACCGGTCAAGCACCCCGTGCACGCCTCTATAAAGAAGACTTCCAAGCCGTCGATATCGAGAGCATTGCCAAGCCAGTAACCAAGATGTCGGTAACGGTTCGTGAGCCAGGCTTAGTGCCCCGCGTATTCCAACAAGCATTCCATGTGATGCGCTCTGGCCGTCCTGGCCCGGTCTTGATTGACCTGCCAATCGACGTGCAGTTAGCCGAGATCGAGTTTGATATCGACACCTATGAGCCATTGCCAGTCTACAAACCATTTGCGAACAAGAAGCAGATTGAGAAAGCCATGGAGATGTTGATGGCTGCCGATAAGCCATTGATCGTTTCAGGTGGTGGCGTGATCAATGCCGATGCAGCAGATCTCTTAGTAGAGTTTGCAGAACTCACCAACATTCCAGTGATCCCAACCCTGATGGGCTGGGGCACGATTCCGGATGATCATCCATTAATGGCCGGTATGGTTGGCCTACAAACCTCGCACCGTTATGGCAATGCCACCATGTTGGCTAGCGACTTTGTACTGGGCATTGGTAATCGCTGGGCAAACCGTCATACGGGTTCTTTGGAGGTGTACACCAAGGGCCGTAAGTTTGTGCACGTGGATGTAGAGCCAACCCAAATTGGTCGCGTGTTTAACCCCGACTACGGCATCGTATCGGATGCTAAGGCAGCGCTTGAGCTATTTGTAGAAGTAGCTAAAGAGTGGAAAGCCAAAGGCAAGTTAAAGAACTACAGCGACTGGGTTGCCCGTTGCCAAGAGCGTAAGCGTTTGATGTTACGTAAAACCAATTTTGATAATGTTCCGATCAAACCACAGCGCGTGTATCAAGAGATGAACGAAGTATTCAAGCGCGACACCATTTATGTATCAACCATTGGTCTCTCACAGATCGCAGGTGGTCAGTTCTTGCATGTGTATGGTGCCCGTCAGTGGATTAACTGCGGACAAGCTGGCCCATTAGGTTGGACAGTGCCAGCCGCATTGGGTGTACTCGCTGCAGATCCAACCCGTACCGTGGTTGGTCTCTCTGGTGATTACGACTTCCAGTTCCTGATTGAAGAGTTAGCGGTGGGTGCGCAGTTCCATTTACCGCTCGTGATGGTATTGGTCAACAACAGCTACCTCGGTTTGATCCGTCAAGCACAGCGTGGCTTTGATATGGACTATTGCGTCCAGTTAGCCTTTGACAACATCAACGTACAGGACGAGAACCTCAAAGGCTATGGCGTAGACCATGCCAAAGTAGTTGAAGGCTTAGGCTGCAAATCCTTACGTGTAACCAACCCTGCCAAGATCCAAGAAGCATTGATCGAAGCGCAGAAGATGGCAAAAGAGTTCCGGGTTCCAGTGGTAGTTGAGATCATCCTCGAGAAGGTCACCAACATTGCCATGGGTACCGAGATCAACAATATCAATGAGTTTGAGGATATTGATTGCCGTCACCCTGCGGGTACTGAGGGATTGGTTACTGCCGGTCTTTTAGAATAA
- a CDS encoding YqiA/YcfP family alpha/beta fold hydrolase, producing MPTPKLLIVYLHGFRSSPSSSKAQLTGEAIASLVKDGQAIEWYCPQLPPSPQAAMTMVKQKIAETKAKDLCIIGSSLGGFYATYLAEQYPHAKAIMLNPAVRAARELAPYVGQLTAYDSDEPFDWRAEYVEQLKEQQVEEITHAERYFLLAAKGDELLDWHEMVEHYPGAKHLIIEGSDHGITEYPQYLDQVIGFATHA from the coding sequence ATGCCCACACCTAAACTCTTGATTGTTTATCTTCACGGGTTTAGGTCGTCCCCAAGTTCTTCTAAGGCACAACTAACAGGAGAGGCGATTGCCTCTCTCGTTAAAGACGGTCAAGCCATCGAATGGTATTGTCCCCAGTTACCACCATCCCCCCAAGCAGCAATGACGATGGTCAAACAAAAAATTGCAGAGACTAAGGCGAAAGATCTATGCATCATTGGTTCATCCTTGGGCGGCTTCTATGCCACCTACCTTGCTGAGCAATACCCGCACGCTAAAGCTATCATGCTTAACCCCGCCGTGCGCGCAGCGCGGGAGTTAGCCCCTTATGTCGGACAGCTAACTGCATACGATAGTGACGAGCCCTTTGATTGGCGAGCAGAGTATGTCGAGCAACTCAAAGAGCAACAGGTTGAAGAGATTACCCATGCAGAGCGCTATTTCTTGTTAGCAGCAAAGGGCGATGAGTTACTCGACTGGCATGAGATGGTAGAACATTACCCTGGAGCAAAGCATCTCATCATCGAGGGTAGTGATCACGGAATCACCGAGTACCCGCAGTATCTTGATCAAGTGATTGGGTTTGCGACCCACGCTTAG
- the hyi gene encoding hydroxypyruvate isomerase produces the protein MPKFAANLSMLYNEVPFMERFDKAGAAGFKAVEFLYPYAFSAADIKAKLDSNGLALVLHNIPAGDWDGGERGIACLPDRVDEYRAGVAKAIEYAKALGVPQLNCLAGKAPAGADRKVLHDTFVANLKYTAAEFKKNGLKLLIEPINTYDIPGFFLSTTAQGIAILDEVGADNAFLQYDIYHAQRMEGELANTMQKHLARIGHMQLADNPGRNEPGTGEINYAFLFKFIDKIGYSGWIGCEYKPATTTDAGLGWLKSL, from the coding sequence ATGCCCAAGTTTGCCGCCAATCTCTCCATGTTGTACAACGAAGTTCCATTCATGGAGCGCTTTGATAAAGCAGGGGCGGCAGGCTTTAAAGCAGTCGAGTTCCTCTATCCCTATGCATTCTCGGCAGCCGATATCAAAGCTAAATTGGATAGCAATGGTTTGGCACTGGTGTTGCATAACATCCCTGCGGGTGATTGGGATGGCGGTGAGCGCGGCATTGCCTGTTTACCAGATCGGGTTGACGAGTACAGAGCGGGTGTTGCGAAAGCAATCGAGTACGCCAAAGCCTTGGGTGTGCCACAACTTAACTGCTTAGCAGGTAAAGCACCTGCTGGAGCAGACCGTAAAGTCTTGCACGACACCTTTGTGGCAAACCTTAAATACACGGCGGCAGAGTTTAAGAAGAATGGACTCAAGTTATTAATTGAGCCCATCAACACCTATGACATCCCTGGCTTCTTCCTGTCGACTACTGCTCAAGGTATTGCGATCTTGGATGAAGTCGGTGCTGATAACGCCTTCTTGCAATACGACATCTACCATGCGCAACGTATGGAAGGTGAACTTGCCAACACGATGCAAAAGCACCTCGCACGCATTGGCCATATGCAGTTAGCCGACAACCCAGGCCGCAATGAACCGGGTACTGGCGAAATCAATTACGCATTCTTATTTAAGTTCATCGACAAAATCGGTTACTCCGGTTGGATCGGTTGCGAGTACAAGCCGGCCACAACGACCGATGCTGGTTTAGGCTGGCTGAAATCCCTTTAA
- a CDS encoding succinate dehydrogenase, which translates to MSAAILQAKLWYYQRISAMVLALCVAIHLIIIYIAVQDGLTANEILGRTRGNWGFALFYEIFVLACFVHAPIGLANILRENIQNAFLNRALPLLLAALILILGTMAVIGVVWGQP; encoded by the coding sequence GTGAGTGCAGCAATACTGCAAGCCAAACTATGGTACTACCAACGCATTAGTGCAATGGTCTTAGCTCTGTGCGTAGCGATCCATCTCATCATCATCTACATTGCTGTGCAAGACGGACTAACAGCAAATGAGATCCTTGGAAGAACGCGCGGCAATTGGGGCTTTGCTTTGTTCTACGAGATCTTCGTGCTCGCCTGCTTTGTGCATGCCCCCATTGGCCTTGCCAATATCTTGCGAGAGAACATCCAAAACGCTTTTCTGAACCGTGCCTTACCACTCTTGCTGGCAGCCCTAATACTCATACTAGGAACCATGGCGGTAATTGGTGTGGTCTGGGGACAGCCATGA
- the glxR gene encoding 2-hydroxy-3-oxopropionate reductase has translation MSAQKLGFIGLGIMGSPMAGHLLKGGHQVFVATRSQVPEDLIKAGAVACKTAADVAKQADIIFTMVPDTPDVEKVLFGENGISSGITKGKTVIDMSSISPIATKEFAKKMNDLGCDYVDAPVSGGQVGAQNATLSIMVGADEGVFNKVKLLFELMGKNINLVGGNGAGQTAKVANQIIVALNIEAVGEALLFAAKAGADPAKVRQALMGGFASSKILEVHGERMVNRTFNPGFRIELHQKDLNLALSSAKALGVSLPNTATAQELFNSCAAHGGKAWDHSAMVKALEKLANFEIGQKAS, from the coding sequence ATGAGCGCACAAAAGTTAGGCTTTATTGGTTTAGGCATCATGGGTTCACCCATGGCTGGTCATTTATTAAAAGGTGGCCATCAGGTCTTCGTCGCAACCCGCAGCCAAGTCCCCGAAGATTTAATCAAAGCCGGTGCTGTTGCTTGCAAGACCGCTGCTGATGTTGCCAAACAGGCTGACATCATTTTCACGATGGTTCCTGATACTCCGGATGTTGAGAAAGTTCTCTTTGGTGAGAACGGCATCTCCTCAGGTATCACCAAAGGCAAGACCGTCATCGACATGAGCTCGATCTCACCGATCGCCACCAAAGAGTTTGCTAAGAAGATGAACGATCTAGGCTGCGACTATGTTGACGCTCCTGTATCGGGTGGGCAAGTAGGCGCACAAAATGCCACCCTCTCGATCATGGTTGGTGCCGATGAGGGCGTATTCAATAAAGTGAAGCTCCTCTTTGAGCTCATGGGCAAGAACATTAATCTCGTTGGTGGCAATGGAGCAGGGCAGACCGCCAAAGTAGCCAATCAGATCATCGTGGCTCTTAATATTGAAGCCGTTGGAGAAGCACTCTTGTTTGCAGCCAAAGCCGGTGCCGATCCTGCTAAAGTTCGTCAAGCACTCATGGGCGGCTTTGCAAGCTCAAAGATCTTGGAAGTACACGGCGAGCGCATGGTCAATCGCACCTTTAATCCAGGGTTCAGAATTGAGTTGCATCAGAAGGATCTGAACTTAGCACTGAGCAGTGCTAAAGCCTTAGGTGTATCACTACCAAACACTGCAACTGCGCAAGAGTTATTTAACTCCTGTGCAGCACATGGTGGCAAGGCATGGGATCACTCCGCTATGGTGAAGGCCCTTGAGAAGCTTGCTAACTTTGAGATCGGACAAAAGGCTTCATAA
- a CDS encoding fumarate hydratase C-terminal domain-containing protein, whose amino-acid sequence MAHYNLPTPVSEADIRKLKINDTVTLQQTLFGIRDATQIHLFDRGRKTKFDLRGHAVIHTAPNVRKVPVSAEFPAGYQPICIGTTTSDRMERFTEPLMNEYGVRMIVGKGGLRESSAAAFAKHGGVYLAIIGGTAALETTWIDQIEDVDLDDLNPESLWKFKINQFGPLLVAMDSHGGSIYQDVKADVAINKATVLKSLGIV is encoded by the coding sequence ATGGCCCATTACAACTTACCCACCCCTGTTAGCGAAGCCGATATTCGGAAGCTCAAGATCAATGACACCGTAACCTTGCAACAAACACTTTTTGGGATTCGGGATGCCACCCAGATCCATTTGTTTGATCGGGGTCGTAAAACGAAGTTTGATCTTCGCGGTCATGCCGTGATTCATACGGCGCCCAACGTGCGTAAAGTGCCTGTCAGTGCAGAGTTCCCCGCAGGGTATCAGCCTATTTGTATTGGTACTACCACCTCGGATCGGATGGAACGATTTACTGAACCTCTCATGAACGAATATGGCGTACGCATGATTGTGGGGAAGGGTGGCTTACGCGAGTCATCGGCAGCAGCATTTGCAAAACATGGCGGGGTCTACTTAGCAATCATTGGTGGCACAGCCGCATTAGAGACCACCTGGATTGATCAGATTGAAGATGTGGATCTTGATGATCTCAATCCAGAGTCGCTCTGGAAGTTCAAGATTAATCAGTTTGGCCCACTCTTGGTAGCAATGGATAGCCACGGCGGCAGTATTTATCAAGACGTGAAAGCCGATGTGGCGATCAATAAAGCAACGGTACTAAAAAGTTTAGGGATTGTGTAA
- a CDS encoding fumarate hydratase encodes MELNLQHVEDACKELYIRALKLLPDDVKQGINRLKSTETDARAQVVLGTMVTNIAVAEREDNLLCQDTGLPIYNVWIGRGVTVDGVRLKEAIRRGCERATTEYPLRSSVVHPITRKNNHTSSGIEMPAIHIDFMDKADTIEIEMIPKGSGSENNSFLKMAIPAEGILGVKAFVIESVVNAGGKTCPPTIVGVGVGGTSDQCVALAKRAATRALGTHCSDEEGAKLEVELSTAVNQLGIGPQGLGGDGTAFAVHVELAATHITMNPVAVNMQCHSARRARVRITPQGVAYGF; translated from the coding sequence ATGGAACTAAATCTGCAACACGTTGAGGACGCATGTAAGGAGTTGTATATCCGCGCACTTAAATTACTTCCCGATGATGTGAAACAGGGGATTAATCGACTGAAGAGCACCGAAACCGACGCACGTGCCCAAGTGGTGCTAGGAACCATGGTGACCAATATTGCGGTAGCCGAGCGTGAAGATAATTTGCTGTGCCAAGACACAGGTCTACCGATCTACAACGTTTGGATTGGTAGAGGCGTAACAGTGGATGGAGTGCGCCTAAAGGAAGCCATTCGCAGAGGGTGTGAACGCGCCACCACAGAATACCCGCTGCGCTCCTCCGTAGTTCATCCCATTACACGTAAGAACAATCACACCTCGAGTGGTATTGAGATGCCTGCAATCCATATTGATTTTATGGACAAGGCCGATACGATTGAGATTGAGATGATCCCAAAAGGTAGCGGCTCGGAGAACAACTCCTTCCTAAAGATGGCCATCCCAGCCGAAGGAATCTTAGGGGTCAAGGCCTTTGTGATCGAAAGCGTTGTGAACGCCGGTGGTAAAACCTGCCCGCCGACAATCGTGGGAGTTGGCGTGGGGGGCACCTCGGATCAATGCGTCGCCTTAGCCAAACGTGCTGCCACCCGAGCGCTGGGAACACACTGCAGTGATGAAGAGGGTGCCAAATTGGAAGTGGAACTGAGCACTGCAGTTAATCAATTGGGGATTGGTCCTCAAGGGCTTGGTGGTGATGGTACCGCTTTTGCAGTCCATGTAGAACTCGCTGCTACACATATCACCATGAACCCCGTTGCTGTAAACATGCAGTGTCATTCAGCGCGACGTGCGCGGGTTCGCATCACACCACAGGGTGTGGCATACGGATTTTAG